The following nucleotide sequence is from Tardiphaga alba.
TGAAATCAGGCGTCCTTCTTCACCTTCAGAACCTGACGGCCCTTATACATGCCGGTCTTCAGGTCGAGGTGGTGCGGACGGCGCAGTTCGCCGGAGTCCTTGTCCTCAACGTAAGCGGTGCTCTTGATCGCGTCAGCCGAACGACGCATGCCACGCCGCGACGGCGATGTTTTTCTTCTCGGAACGGCCATAGGAGTATTCCTTGCAACTTCTTGTGCCAGACAGTCTGGGCGGTGTTGTCGATCGGTGCCCGGTTCCGGGCGGCCAGCACAAAGCGCGCGGGCAAAATCGCTGATAAGGCCGGGCTTATAACGGATGCGTGACGCCATGGCTAGGGTCGCGCAGGCGGATTCTTCGGGGAAATTTGTGGCCTTCAGCCGCCCCAGCAGCGCCCGAGTTCGGACGACTGGGCGCGTGCGACATAGCGCGAGGCCAGCCGCCGCACCCCCGGACCCGGATTCTTAGCACTTCTGGTCACCGGATTGGGGAGAATTGCGGCCAAAAGGGCGGCCTCGCGGGCGGAAATGCCGGAAACCGAGCGCCCGAAGGCGAATTGAGCGCCGGCTTCGGCACCGAAT
It contains:
- the rpmF gene encoding 50S ribosomal protein L32 gives rise to the protein MAVPRRKTSPSRRGMRRSADAIKSTAYVEDKDSGELRRPHHLDLKTGMYKGRQVLKVKKDA